One genomic segment of Clavelina lepadiformis chromosome 3, kaClaLepa1.1, whole genome shotgun sequence includes these proteins:
- the LOC143448217 gene encoding tyrosine-protein kinase Yes-like isoform X6: MPRSKFLSSMFRKKTSKQKSAKSSDDFQPSPQQSRGQYVPTQHSPYGGGANRGQAVRYVALYDYDARTADDLSFKKGEQLFILNSTEGDWWEARSLATQRTGYIPSNYVAPANSVQCEEWFFGKIGRKDSERLLMNQENQRGTFLVRESETAQGTFSLSILDEDQTKGLNVKHYRIRKLDSGGFYITARAQFDTLKQLVEHYQILPDGLCCRLLDPCPLLEKPQTITIARDVWEIPRDSLKLEKRLGAGMFGEVWKGLWNGTTEVAIKTLKPGTMSPEAFLAEAKIMKMLRHEKLVSLYAVVSKEPIYIVTEYMCHGSLLDYLKEGPGRHSSLVDQIDMAAQIAAGMAYIERMNYIHRDVRAANILVGKNQVCKIADFGLARLIVDDEYSARQGAKFPIKWTAPEAAMYGRFTIKSDVWSFGILLTEVVTKGRIPYPGMMNREVLEQVERGYRMPKPTMGPSDPPCPDSLYDLMLQCWHKDAQYRPTFEYIQGFLEDYFTATEPNYREANEF; this comes from the exons ATGCCGCGGTCAAAGTTTTTGAGCTCAATGTTTCGAAAGAAgacttcaaaacaaaaatcagcCAAATCTTCGGACGATTTTCAACCCTCCCCACAGCAATCGAGGGGGCAGTATGTTCCAACTCAGCATTCACCCTATGGAGGTGGCGCAAACAGAG GTCAGGCAGTGCGTTATGTTGCTTTGTATGACTATGATGCAAGAACGGCTGATGACCTGTCCTTTAAAAAAGGAGAACAGCTCTTCATTTTAAACAGCAC CGAAGGAGACTGGTGGGAAGCCAGGTCTTTAGCAACCCAAAGAACTGGTTATATTCCAAGTAATTATGTTGCACCGGCCAATTCTGTTCAGTGCGAAGA GTGGTTTTTCGGAAAAATTGGCCGAAAAGATTCGGAAAGATTGTTAATGAACCAAGAAAATCAAAGAGGAACTTTTCTTGTAAGAGAAAGTGAGACAGCCCAAG GAACATTTTCATTATCAATACTTGATGAAGATCAAACGAAAGGTCTCAATGTCAAGCACTATCGAATTAGGAAATTAGACAGTGGAGGTTTCTACATAACTGCCAGGGCACAATTCGATACACTGAAGCAACTAGTGGAACACTACCAAA TTTTGCCCGACGGTTTATGTTGTCGCTTGCTCGACCCATGTCCTCTACTCGAGAAACCACAGACCATAACAATCGCAAGAGACGTTTGGGAAATCCCAAGGGACTCACTTAAGCTAGAGAAGCGTTTGGGGGCCGGCATGTTTGGGGAGGTCTGGAAAG GTCTTTGGAACGGAACCACAGAAGTTGCGATTAAAACCCTTAAACCTGGGACAATGTCACCGGAAGCTTTTCTTGCTGAAGCTAAGATCATGAAGATGCTGAGACACGAAAAATTAGTCAGCTTGTATGCAGTG GTATCAAAAGAGCCAATCTACATCGTCACAGAATACATGTGCCACGGAAGTCTGCTCGATTATTTGAAGGAAGGGCCGGGAAGGCACTCGTCCCTGGTTGACCAGATTGACATGGCTGCACAG ATTGCAGCTGGAATGGCGTATATAGAGAGGATGAACTACATCCACAGAGATGTGAGAGCAGCAAATATCCTGGTTGGTAAAAACCAAGTCTGCAAAATCGCTGACTTCGGCTTGGCGAGACTTATTGTGGACGATGAATACAGCGCCAGACAAG GTGCTAAGTTTCCCATTAAGTGGACCGCCCCAGAAGCTGCAATGTACGGCCGTTTCACAATCAAATCCGATGTCTGGAGTTTTGGAATCTTGCTTACAGAAGTCGTCACTAAAGGGCGCATTCCATACCCTG GCATGATGAACAGGGAAGTACTGGAGCAGGTGGAGAGAGGCTACAGGATGCCAAAACCCACCATGGGCCCCAGTGACCCCCCTTGTCCCGACTCGCTTTACGACCTGATGTTACAATGCTGGCACAAGGACGCCCAGTATCGGCCAACCTTCGAATATATTCAA GGTTTTCTGGAGGATTACTTCACAGCCACTGAACCCAACTACAGAGAAGCAAACGAATTCTAG